A stretch of the Desulforamulus ferrireducens genome encodes the following:
- a CDS encoding ABC transporter ATP-binding protein has product MNVVEIKSLTKIYGTNYALRDFTLNIEAGRVYGLIGPNGAGKTTAMSILATLLAPDGGTATVGGYDVIKEAAAVRRLIGYMPDFFGVYDGLKAWEYLEFYAAAYRIPVAKRPQLCRDLLELVNLSEKADSYVDLLSRGMKQRLAMARCLVHDPAVLILDEPASGLDPRARAEMKEVIRQLRRMNKTILISSHILPELAEMCDNIAILEQGRLVANGTVEEVTAARQGTRVLKVDVAEKLPELLDFLRDQPGVVNLDGDAGWARVSFSGNKKEQGELLQEIIKQGFYVLEFAEVKGNLEDAFMAMTGEVGA; this is encoded by the coding sequence ACTAAAATCTATGGCACTAACTACGCCCTGAGGGATTTCACCCTAAACATCGAGGCAGGCCGCGTTTATGGTTTGATTGGCCCTAACGGAGCCGGTAAAACCACTGCTATGTCCATTTTAGCCACCCTCTTAGCTCCCGATGGTGGTACCGCTACCGTTGGGGGATATGATGTGATCAAAGAAGCGGCGGCTGTCAGGCGGCTGATTGGCTATATGCCAGACTTTTTTGGTGTCTACGACGGTCTAAAGGCATGGGAATACTTGGAATTTTATGCTGCCGCTTATCGCATACCTGTGGCCAAGCGACCACAACTTTGTCGGGATCTCTTAGAATTAGTAAACCTTTCGGAAAAAGCTGATTCCTATGTAGATTTGCTGTCTCGAGGGATGAAGCAGCGCTTGGCTATGGCACGTTGTCTGGTCCATGACCCGGCTGTATTGATTCTGGATGAACCTGCATCCGGGCTGGATCCCCGGGCCAGGGCGGAAATGAAGGAGGTAATCCGTCAACTGCGGCGGATGAATAAAACCATCCTGATAAGTTCACATATTCTGCCGGAACTGGCGGAAATGTGTGACAACATCGCTATCCTGGAGCAGGGTCGCCTGGTGGCCAATGGTACAGTGGAAGAAGTGACAGCTGCCCGCCAGGGAACCCGTGTTTTAAAGGTGGATGTGGCAGAAAAGTTACCAGAGCTGTTGGATTTTTTGCGTGATCAGCCAGGTGTGGTAAACCTGGATGGTGATGCCGGTTGGGCCAGGGTTTCTTTCTCCGGTAATAAAAAAGAACAAGGGGAATTACTGCAGGAAATTATTAAACAGGGTTTTTACGTCCTGGAGTTTGCCGAGGTTAAGGGCAATTTGGAAGACGCCTTTATGGCTATGACCGGGGAGGTAGGTGCATGA
- a CDS encoding ABC transporter permease, which produces MKELNPVLLKEMRQRFRTYRSPLVLLLYLMVVGGFSLCYIYLRWRSAPSFSPGSSKDIFTVLSMAQLGLLAFVVPGLTAGVISGERERQTLNVLLTTELSPLGIVVSKMISSCSFIALLLFATLPLYSLVFMYGGLAPLQILGILGFFLITMLLYAAIGISCSTYFKRTGISTVTAYGLVFFQLAGTGFLGAFIYTLYLQQAEMAMVRLQETPLIVQLLQDNNPVMVMLRILGESATFGPDREMWLPYWGTYTVTCLVISVILILWSGWKLNPVNHNRKLFR; this is translated from the coding sequence ATGAAGGAATTAAACCCGGTATTACTTAAGGAGATGCGTCAAAGATTTCGTACCTATCGTTCTCCTCTGGTGTTGCTGCTTTATTTGATGGTAGTTGGTGGCTTTTCGTTATGCTATATTTATCTGCGCTGGCGCAGTGCGCCTTCCTTTTCACCGGGCAGCAGTAAAGATATTTTCACGGTGCTGAGCATGGCTCAGTTAGGACTGCTGGCCTTTGTAGTTCCTGGCCTGACAGCTGGGGTGATCAGTGGCGAAAGGGAGAGACAGACACTGAATGTATTATTGACCACAGAATTAAGCCCTTTGGGCATTGTGGTTAGTAAAATGATCTCCTCCTGTTCTTTCATAGCCCTGCTACTTTTTGCCACCTTGCCTTTGTATAGCCTGGTCTTTATGTATGGTGGTCTGGCACCCCTACAAATTCTGGGCATCTTAGGCTTTTTCCTGATCACCATGCTGCTTTATGCGGCCATTGGCATTAGTTGCTCCACATATTTTAAAAGAACAGGTATTAGTACCGTTACTGCCTATGGCCTTGTCTTTTTTCAACTGGCCGGTACCGGTTTTTTAGGGGCTTTTATCTATACCCTTTATTTGCAGCAGGCTGAAATGGCCATGGTTAGATTGCAAGAAACTCCTCTTATTGTCCAACTGTTGCAGGATAATAACCCGGTAATGGTGATGTTAAGAATTTTAGGGGAAAGTGCTACCTTTGGACCGGACAGGGAGATGTGGCTACCCTACTGGGGCACCTACACAGTTACCTGCTTAGTGATTAGTGTTATCCTAATCCTTTGGAGTGGCTGGAAGTTAAATCCCGTCAATCATAACAGGAAATTATTTAGGTAA
- the deoC gene encoding deoxyribose-phosphate aldolase, with translation MNATRTEIAKTIDHTLLKAVATGQDIIKLCQEAKEYGFASVCVNPTFVSLAAEQLKDSGIMVCTVVGFPLGCTTTATKVEETREAVNNGAQEIDMVINLGALKEGNDDLVCQDIAAVVKAAQEANPSTAVKVIIETCYLTHEEKILACQLAKTAGAHFVKTSTGFGTGGATIEDVALMREVVGPAMGVKASGGIKTSADVLALLKAGANRIGASAGVKIMKELS, from the coding sequence ATGAACGCTACCAGAACGGAAATTGCCAAAACGATTGACCATACCCTGTTAAAAGCCGTTGCCACAGGGCAGGATATTATAAAGTTATGCCAAGAGGCCAAGGAGTACGGCTTTGCCTCAGTCTGTGTCAATCCGACATTTGTTTCCTTGGCTGCGGAGCAGCTTAAAGACTCAGGGATCATGGTTTGTACAGTGGTAGGCTTTCCCCTGGGGTGCACTACCACAGCCACTAAAGTAGAGGAGACCAGGGAAGCTGTTAATAATGGAGCTCAGGAAATTGATATGGTGATTAATCTTGGGGCTTTAAAGGAAGGCAATGATGACTTGGTTTGCCAGGATATTGCCGCAGTGGTTAAAGCAGCCCAAGAAGCCAACCCGTCAACTGCCGTTAAGGTGATTATTGAAACCTGTTACCTTACCCATGAAGAAAAAATACTGGCTTGTCAACTGGCCAAGACAGCGGGGGCACACTTTGTCAAAACCAGTACTGGTTTTGGTACCGGCGGGGCCACCATAGAGGACGTAGCCCTGATGCGTGAGGTTGTTGGTCCGGCTATGGGGGTTAAAGCCTCGGGCGGCATTAAAACCAGCGCGGATGTGCTTGCTCTGCTTAAAGCCGGTGCCAATAGAATTGGTGCCAGTGCAGGTGTCAAGATCATGAAGGAATTAAGCTAA
- a CDS encoding TIGR01212 family radical SAM protein (This family includes YhcC from E. coli K-12, an uncharacterized radical SAM protein.) yields MDGTTRYRQYSEHLIKKFGQKVYKLPVNLPGTCPNRDNTVGKGGCIFCDEEGAGFECLPNSLDIQQQIAQNRDFFIKRFNAKKFIVYFQAFTNTYLTLEQFKENMLTAASQEDIVGISISTRPDCINDTYLDFLWEVQQKYNLDINIELGLQTVNYHTLTKVNRGHTLAEFLDAVQRIKKRNFEICTHIILNLPWDNLLDVQENAKILSVLGIDYVKLHALYVVKGTVLAQMYERQEISIIPLEEYINRVITFLEYLHPDIVVQRLVGKGPKTRQLFSNWATSWWKIKESIEKGLEERNTWQGKKCDYLNGKALRHINLQDCKTHKLY; encoded by the coding sequence ATGGACGGAACAACGCGTTATCGGCAATACTCGGAGCATTTAATAAAAAAATTCGGCCAAAAGGTCTATAAGTTACCAGTTAATTTACCTGGTACCTGCCCTAACCGGGACAACACCGTGGGTAAGGGTGGCTGCATTTTTTGTGACGAAGAAGGGGCTGGTTTTGAATGTCTGCCAAATTCCTTAGATATTCAACAGCAAATTGCCCAAAACCGCGACTTTTTTATTAAACGCTTTAATGCCAAAAAATTTATTGTTTATTTCCAGGCCTTTACCAATACCTACTTGACCTTGGAACAATTTAAAGAAAATATGCTGACAGCAGCTTCCCAGGAAGATATTGTCGGCATTTCCATATCCACCAGACCGGATTGCATTAACGATACTTACCTGGATTTTTTATGGGAAGTACAACAAAAATATAACTTGGATATTAATATAGAACTTGGTCTGCAAACGGTTAACTATCATACCCTGACCAAGGTAAACAGGGGCCATACCCTGGCAGAGTTTCTAGACGCCGTACAGCGGATTAAAAAAAGGAACTTTGAAATCTGCACCCACATTATTTTGAATTTACCCTGGGATAATTTACTGGATGTCCAGGAAAATGCTAAGATTCTTTCTGTGCTGGGTATCGATTATGTAAAACTGCATGCCCTCTATGTGGTCAAGGGTACAGTCCTGGCGCAAATGTATGAACGACAGGAGATCAGTATTATCCCCCTGGAAGAGTACATTAACCGTGTGATCACTTTTTTAGAATATCTTCATCCGGATATAGTGGTGCAGCGGCTGGTGGGCAAAGGCCCCAAGACACGCCAACTCTTTTCCAATTGGGCTACCAGTTGGTGGAAAATAAAGGAAAGTATAGAAAAAGGCTTAGAGGAAAGGAATACCTGGCAGGGAAAAAAATGCGATTATTTAAACGGTAAAGCCCTTCGGCATATAAATTTACAAGACTGCAAAACACATAAATTATACTAA
- a CDS encoding Lon protease family protein, translating into MKLEHTIVSAERLRRRCLPEELEFCESSADVPPLKDFIGQERAVRAMQFGLNMKAHGYNIFVAGPVGTGKTTYTQTVVTQFAAKEEVPGDWCLIYNFQNPDVPLAVTLPAGMGAKFKQDMADLTYKMKTTLAKLFEGKEYSQKKNEVIQEITKKIDGSLEKLKEDAQAANFLMKTTEQGIFFVPLKEDRPLTKEQYEALSTEEKEGLEQTLKELQQRTEEIAYHSKLLEKEAEQVVSELDTKLVQESVGPLVKKLQKKYKDVPKIQAFLKGLVEDITSNIRCLADEEDTNKDALYEELYKKYRVNLLVNNQFTVGAPVVVETNPHYYNLFGKIEYRSQMGSVNTDFTMIKAGALHRANGGYLILQAKDLLADPNCWETLKKSLKNRQVLIENIGEQYRSVPTASLSPEPIPLNVKVILIGTPKIYNLLQQADEDFAKYFKVMVDFEVVMPRTPENLRNYVAFVGSVCRREKLPHFDKSALAELIEYGSRLAGNQKKLSTQFNEVVEIILEAASWAQMAGAEMVSGEFVRQAIKEKIYRSRRVEERLQELILRGKILVDTAGSVVGQINGLAVLDVGNYAFGKPSRITAKTYMGQEGLVNIERETEMSGSIHAKGVLTLTGFLGHMFAQNKPLSLSARITFEQLYEGVEGDSASSAELYALLSSLAEVPIKQCLAVTGSVNQNGEIQPIGGVTEKIEGFFEVCQARGLTGEQGVIIPVQNVDNVMLSHEVVEAVEKGLFHIYAISRVEEGIELLTGMPAGERLPDGGYPENTIYYLVDQKLQHFTEGLCQYSK; encoded by the coding sequence ATGAAACTTGAACATACCATTGTCAGTGCAGAAAGGCTAAGACGCCGTTGCCTGCCGGAGGAACTGGAGTTTTGTGAAAGCTCAGCAGACGTGCCCCCTCTCAAGGATTTTATAGGTCAGGAGAGGGCTGTGCGGGCCATGCAGTTTGGCCTTAATATGAAGGCCCATGGCTACAATATTTTTGTGGCTGGTCCAGTGGGTACCGGTAAGACAACCTATACCCAAACTGTGGTCACCCAGTTTGCCGCTAAGGAAGAAGTGCCCGGAGATTGGTGCCTTATTTATAACTTTCAAAATCCGGATGTGCCTTTGGCTGTGACTTTACCCGCCGGCATGGGTGCTAAGTTTAAGCAAGACATGGCTGATTTGACCTATAAAATGAAAACAACCCTGGCCAAATTATTTGAGGGAAAAGAGTATAGTCAGAAAAAAAATGAGGTTATTCAGGAAATTACCAAAAAAATAGATGGAAGTTTGGAAAAGCTTAAGGAAGATGCCCAAGCGGCAAATTTTTTAATGAAAACCACAGAACAGGGGATTTTCTTTGTACCTTTAAAAGAGGATAGGCCCTTAACCAAGGAACAATATGAGGCCTTATCCACCGAAGAAAAAGAAGGGCTGGAGCAGACTTTAAAGGAACTGCAACAGAGAACAGAGGAAATTGCCTACCATAGCAAGCTGTTAGAAAAAGAAGCAGAACAAGTAGTTAGTGAATTGGATACTAAGTTGGTACAGGAAAGTGTCGGTCCTCTGGTTAAAAAATTACAAAAGAAATACAAGGATGTTCCCAAGATACAGGCTTTTCTTAAAGGTTTGGTGGAGGATATCACCAGCAATATCAGGTGTCTGGCCGATGAAGAGGATACTAATAAAGATGCATTGTACGAGGAATTGTATAAGAAGTACCGAGTTAATCTACTGGTAAATAACCAATTTACTGTGGGAGCTCCGGTGGTGGTGGAGACCAACCCCCATTACTATAATTTATTTGGTAAGATTGAATATCGCAGCCAAATGGGTTCGGTAAATACTGACTTTACCATGATTAAAGCCGGTGCCCTGCATCGTGCCAATGGCGGTTATTTAATTCTGCAAGCCAAAGATCTGCTGGCTGACCCCAATTGTTGGGAGACATTAAAAAAGTCTTTGAAGAACCGCCAGGTATTGATCGAAAATATTGGTGAACAGTACCGCTCAGTGCCTACCGCTAGTTTAAGCCCCGAGCCCATCCCTTTAAATGTTAAGGTGATTTTGATTGGCACTCCTAAAATCTATAATCTGCTGCAACAGGCTGATGAAGATTTTGCCAAGTACTTTAAAGTGATGGTGGATTTTGAGGTAGTCATGCCCCGCACACCGGAAAATCTCCGAAATTATGTGGCCTTTGTGGGTTCGGTTTGCCGACGGGAGAAACTACCCCATTTTGATAAATCTGCCCTGGCAGAATTGATTGAGTATGGTTCCCGTTTGGCCGGTAACCAGAAAAAACTGTCCACCCAATTTAATGAAGTGGTGGAAATCATTTTGGAGGCAGCCTCCTGGGCACAGATGGCCGGGGCTGAGATGGTCAGCGGAGAATTTGTACGCCAAGCCATTAAGGAAAAAATATACCGCTCGCGGCGGGTGGAGGAACGCTTACAGGAATTAATTCTCCGTGGCAAAATACTGGTGGACACTGCCGGTTCAGTGGTGGGGCAAATTAATGGTTTAGCGGTGTTGGATGTGGGCAATTATGCCTTTGGCAAACCCTCACGTATTACAGCTAAAACATATATGGGTCAAGAGGGACTGGTTAATATCGAGCGTGAAACCGAGATGAGCGGTAGTATTCACGCTAAGGGAGTATTAACCTTAACCGGCTTCCTGGGGCATATGTTTGCCCAAAATAAACCTCTTAGCCTTTCAGCTCGCATTACCTTTGAACAGCTCTATGAAGGGGTAGAGGGAGATAGCGCCTCCAGTGCGGAACTCTATGCACTGCTTTCCAGCCTTGCTGAGGTGCCGATCAAACAATGCCTGGCGGTAACAGGTTCCGTTAACCAAAACGGAGAAATTCAACCCATCGGAGGGGTTACGGAAAAGATTGAGGGCTTCTTTGAAGTGTGTCAGGCCAGGGGGTTAACCGGGGAACAGGGAGTGATCATTCCGGTACAAAATGTGGACAATGTGATGCTCAGCCACGAAGTAGTAGAAGCGGTGGAAAAAGGTCTGTTTCATATTTATGCCATCTCCCGGGTGGAAGAGGGCATTGAGTTACTCACTGGTATGCCTGCTGGTGAGCGTTTACCGGATGGTGGCTACCCGGAGAATACCATTTACTACCTAGTAGATCAAAAGTTACAGCATTTTACCGAAGGGCTTTGTCAATATAGCAAATAA
- a CDS encoding right-handed parallel beta-helix repeat-containing protein, with product MAVLRVPKGYCTIQEAVNAARPGDVILVDEGTYPEQVIIDKNNICLVARCRNAVLDGNCLWDFGFILNNVVGVEIKDFTIKNYDLAGIFLLGGQANRIINNNIKKNDLAGIVLSGSNRNLISRNTIRENKFGILGLDIDQNWLVKNRVYKNCQSGIVLGLGNSGCNDNALINNSSVGNASIGILALGCNNLLLQNQVLQNELGILAVDDHNVLQGNIVKRNNCDAVLAVNADNLYIANNLISNNCGTGIQLVNNEFDIIEENKIVLNKDSGIKGSVDSINNIIIRNWIQLNTPCNIDLMNPDNNVINYRLFKS from the coding sequence ATGGCAGTCCTGCGCGTTCCTAAGGGATATTGCACCATACAAGAAGCAGTTAATGCTGCCAGACCAGGTGATGTCATTCTGGTAGATGAAGGAACCTACCCGGAGCAGGTTATCATTGATAAAAATAATATCTGTTTGGTGGCTAGGTGTCGCAATGCCGTCTTGGATGGCAATTGTCTTTGGGATTTTGGGTTTATCTTAAACAATGTTGTGGGAGTAGAGATAAAGGATTTTACTATTAAGAATTATGACTTGGCAGGTATTTTTCTTCTTGGTGGGCAGGCCAACCGCATAATTAATAACAACATCAAGAAGAATGATCTGGCAGGGATTGTCCTGAGCGGCTCTAATAGAAATTTGATCTCCAGGAATACAATAAGAGAAAATAAATTTGGCATTCTCGGTCTTGATATAGATCAAAATTGGCTGGTTAAAAATAGGGTTTACAAAAATTGCCAAAGCGGTATCGTGTTAGGCCTAGGCAACTCGGGTTGTAACGATAATGCTTTAATCAATAATTCTTCGGTGGGTAATGCAAGCATTGGCATATTAGCGCTGGGTTGCAATAACCTGCTGCTGCAAAATCAGGTACTCCAAAACGAGCTGGGTATCTTGGCAGTGGATGACCATAATGTGCTACAAGGTAACATAGTGAAAAGAAATAATTGTGATGCTGTCTTAGCTGTCAATGCAGATAACCTCTATATTGCCAATAACTTAATTAGTAATAACTGTGGCACTGGTATCCAGCTGGTCAATAACGAATTTGATATTATTGAAGAAAATAAAATTGTCCTCAACAAGGATTCTGGCATTAAAGGTTCGGTGGACTCGATAAACAATATCATCATTAGGAACTGGATTCAACTAAATACACCCTGTAATATCGATCTGATGAATCCCGATAATAACGTAATAAATTACCGCTTGTTTAAATCTTAA
- a CDS encoding 4Fe-4S dicluster domain-containing protein translates to MLFTQAEANLARQIPLRPTPLPKLAKKIGMPVEALEEKITDMARRGLVFDAEHKGQRYVVLAPVVIGFFEFTFMRTRDNLPMAELAKLFDQYMMQDDKFAHGVFAGQTQIGRSLVREEALPDSDYAEILDWERASYIIESASRVGLSLCACRHKAEHLGKACDKPQQTCLTLNNGAKILIQNGLAEEISKAKALSILQQCKEQGLAQTADNVQRNVGYICNCCGCCCGMFKAMKTFNLNKAIVSSNWVMQIEQSKCTGCGACTRICPLGIISLQEEVIGDKKRRKASCSEDICLGCGVCYASCKFGAISLRPRSQRVFTPETTFDKIIMMAIERGKLTNLIFDDPSRLSHRALGRVMNIIEKSPPVKAVINSQPFKSVFLNTILAKVKKLADDY, encoded by the coding sequence ATGCTCTTTACCCAGGCAGAGGCAAATTTGGCCAGACAGATTCCCCTCAGACCCACTCCTCTGCCGAAATTGGCTAAGAAGATAGGCATGCCAGTGGAGGCATTGGAGGAAAAAATCACTGACATGGCCCGGCGGGGGTTGGTTTTTGATGCGGAACATAAGGGTCAGCGCTATGTTGTGCTGGCACCGGTGGTTATTGGTTTTTTTGAATTTACCTTTATGCGTACCAGGGACAACCTGCCCATGGCAGAGCTGGCCAAACTTTTTGACCAGTACATGATGCAGGATGATAAATTCGCCCATGGCGTTTTTGCCGGCCAGACACAAATAGGACGCTCACTGGTGCGGGAAGAAGCCCTGCCAGACAGTGATTATGCAGAGATCTTAGATTGGGAGCGGGCCAGTTATATCATAGAAAGCGCCAGCCGGGTGGGACTTTCCCTTTGTGCCTGCCGCCATAAGGCAGAACACCTGGGAAAAGCCTGTGACAAACCGCAGCAAACCTGCCTTACCTTAAATAATGGAGCCAAGATATTAATTCAAAATGGCTTAGCGGAAGAGATATCCAAAGCCAAGGCCCTGAGTATTTTGCAACAATGTAAAGAACAGGGGTTGGCCCAGACCGCTGATAACGTACAAAGAAATGTTGGTTACATCTGTAATTGTTGCGGTTGCTGCTGTGGTATGTTCAAGGCCATGAAAACCTTTAATCTCAATAAAGCCATTGTTTCCTCCAACTGGGTGATGCAAATAGAGCAGAGCAAGTGTACTGGTTGCGGTGCCTGTACCAGAATTTGCCCCCTGGGCATTATTTCCTTGCAGGAGGAAGTCATAGGCGATAAGAAAAGGAGGAAAGCCTCATGCTCAGAGGATATCTGCCTGGGCTGTGGAGTTTGTTATGCCTCCTGCAAATTTGGTGCAATTTCCTTGCGACCCCGCAGTCAGCGAGTTTTTACCCCGGAGACCACCTTTGATAAAATCATAATGATGGCCATTGAACGGGGCAAACTTACCAATCTAATCTTTGATGATCCCAGTCGCCTCAGCCACCGGGCATTGGGCCGGGTGATGAACATTATTGAAAAATCCCCACCGGTGAAGGCGGTTATCAATTCACAACCATTTAAATCAGTCTTTCTAAATACCATCCTAGCTAAAGTAAAAAAGCTGGCCGATGATTATTAA
- a CDS encoding PLP-dependent cysteine synthase family protein, translating into MTDLKTCPSVLEAIGNTPIIELSRIAKDLPGRIFAKAEFMNPTGSMKDRIALKMIEQAEQEGKLQPGSIVIEETSGNTGIGLAMVCAIKGYQFIAVMSAGNSPERRQILEAMGAKVELVPQTPDGKPGQVTGEDLALVEKRAREMAEEMGAFLVNQFHNPDNCLAHYETTAQEIWQQMDGKIDYFLDVVGTSGTFTGIARALKEKDPNIQCWVVEPATAAVLAGKPVTNPRHVLQGSSYAKVPDLWDPAVCDGYITVSDGEAIRSARRLATEEGLLCGYTAGGNVAAATRIAGWCDPGARIVTILCDSGMKYLSTDLFKAKG; encoded by the coding sequence GTGACTGACTTGAAGACATGTCCATCTGTATTAGAAGCTATCGGCAACACACCTATCATTGAATTATCCCGCATTGCCAAGGATTTGCCCGGCCGTATCTTTGCCAAGGCTGAATTTATGAATCCCACAGGCAGCATGAAGGACCGCATCGCCCTGAAAATGATTGAACAGGCGGAACAAGAGGGTAAATTGCAACCTGGGTCTATTGTGATAGAAGAAACCAGCGGCAATACCGGTATTGGCCTAGCCATGGTTTGTGCCATCAAAGGTTATCAATTTATTGCTGTCATGTCCGCAGGTAACAGCCCCGAGCGTCGGCAGATTTTAGAAGCTATGGGAGCTAAGGTGGAGTTGGTACCACAAACACCTGATGGCAAGCCGGGGCAGGTAACAGGGGAGGACTTGGCTTTAGTGGAAAAAAGGGCCCGGGAGATGGCAGAAGAAATGGGTGCCTTTTTAGTTAACCAATTCCACAACCCTGACAACTGCCTGGCCCATTATGAGACCACAGCCCAGGAAATTTGGCAGCAAATGGACGGCAAGATTGATTATTTCCTGGATGTGGTTGGTACTTCCGGCACCTTTACCGGTATTGCCAGGGCCCTGAAGGAAAAGGACCCCAACATTCAGTGCTGGGTGGTGGAGCCTGCCACCGCAGCTGTGTTGGCTGGTAAACCAGTCACTAATCCCCGGCATGTGCTGCAAGGCTCCAGCTATGCCAAAGTTCCTGATCTCTGGGATCCTGCAGTTTGCGACGGCTATATCACCGTGAGTGATGGGGAAGCCATCCGTTCAGCCCGACGTTTGGCCACGGAAGAGGGTTTGCTCTGTGGTTATACAGCGGGAGGCAATGTGGCAGCAGCCACCAGAATTGCCGGTTGGTGCGATCCTGGGGCCAGAATTGTCACCATTTTATGTGATAGTGGGATGAAGTATTTAAGTACAGATCTCTTTAAGGCCAAAGGTTAA
- a CDS encoding SelT/SelW/SelH family (seleno)protein produces the protein MAGEVKLSIEYCTAUGYLPKAAGLAEILLRLYKNKISSFELIPSSGGVFEVKKNGELIFSKKALGRFPEKEEIIAKLDL, from the coding sequence ATGGCTGGGGAAGTTAAGTTATCTATTGAGTACTGTACTGCTTGAGGTTATCTGCCAAAGGCAGCCGGTCTGGCTGAAATACTTTTACGGTTATACAAAAATAAAATTAGTTCCTTCGAATTAATCCCCTCCAGCGGTGGAGTATTTGAAGTTAAGAAAAATGGCGAGCTTATTTTCTCTAAGAAGGCACTGGGCAGATTCCCAGAAAAGGAAGAGATAATAGCTAAATTAGATTTATAG